The following are encoded in a window of Syngnathoides biaculeatus isolate LvHL_M chromosome 3, ASM1980259v1, whole genome shotgun sequence genomic DNA:
- the onecut1 gene encoding hepatocyte nuclear factor 6 isoform X1, whose protein sequence is MNAQLSMENIGELHGHDSVGGHGELLSGHSPHSRPSPRGLSHRAMGMATLLDGGDYHHHHPGHLHPAISMCEAPGMSASSTYTTLTPLQPLPPISTVSDKFPPHHHHRHHPHPHPHHPHAHPHQRIPGNVSGSFTLMREDRSLAPMNTLYPAYHHKDPCMGQSLSPLSGSGLAGIHTSQAGLPPYAHPGAAVPGEKMLTPSGFEAHHPAMLSRHTDQHMSSAAGMVQLNGLHHHPHAHLAAQGHGQGLGGGREQASALGQQGAINGGGGGVGGGQMEEVNTKEVAQRITTELKRYSIPQAIFAQRVLCRSQGTLSDLLRNPKPWSKLKSGRETFRRMWKWLQEPEFQRMSALRLAGERSLACKRKEQDHGHSERGNPVAKKPRLVFTDVQRRTLHAIFKENKRPSKELQLTIAQQLGLELATVSNFFMNARRRSLDKWVDDGSGHPPGAGLSACTKA, encoded by the exons ATGAATGCCCAGCTGTCGATGGAAAATATAGGCGAGCTGCACGGCCATGACTCCGTGGGTGGTCACGGGGAGTTGCTGAGCGGCCACAGTCCGCACTCTCGCCCCAGTCCCCGGGGGCTGAGCCACCGCGCCATGGGTATGGCGACCCTGCTGGACGGCGGAGActatcaccaccaccacccgggACACCTTCACCCGGCCATTAGCATGTGCGAAGCCCCCGGCATGAGCGCGAGCAGCACCTACACCACCTTGACGCCTCTGCAGCCTTTGCCCCCCATCTCCACCGTGTCCGACAAGTTTCCCCCGCACCATCACCACCGCCACCACCCGCACCCGCATCCTCATCACCCTCACGCCCATCCGCACCAGAGGATCCCCGGAAACGTCAGCGGCAGCTTCACGCTCATGCGGGAGGACCGCAGCCTCGCTCCTATGAACACTCTCTACCCCGCGTACCACCACAAGGATCCCTGCATGGGCCAGAGTCTTTCCCCGCTGTCCGGCTCCGGTCTGGCGGGCATCCACACGAGCCAAGCCGGCCTGCCGCCCTACGCCCACCCCGGCGCCGCCGTGCCCGGGGAGAAGATGCTGACGCCCAGCGGCTTCGAGGCGCACCACCCGGCCATGCTGAGCCGCCACACGGATCAGCACATGAGCTCCGCGGCGGGGATGGTGCAGCTGAACGGCCTGCACCATCATCCGCACGCCCACCTCGCGGCGCAGGGCCACGGCCAGGGGCTGGGAGGCGGCCGGGAGCAAGCCTCCGCGCTCGGCCAGCAAGGCGCCATCAACGGCGGTGGCGGAGGAGTGGGAGGAGGCCAGATGGAGGAGGTGAATACCAAAGAGGTGGCGCAGAGGATCACCACGGAGCTCAAGCGCTACAGCATCCCCCAAGCCATCTTCGCCCAGCGTGTCCTGTGCCGGTCCCAGGGGACGCTGTCCGACCTGCTGAGGAACCCCAAGCCGTGGTCCAAGCTCAAGTCCGGCAGGGAGACCTTCCGCCGCATGTGGAAGTGGCTGCAGGAGCCTGAGTTCCAGCGCATGAGTGCGCTCAGGCTCGCAGGTGAGCGAAGCCTCG CGTGCAAGCGTAAAGAACAGGACCACGGCCACAGCGAGCGGGGCAACCCGGTCGCCAAGAAGCCCCGCCTCGTGTTCACGGACGTGCAGCGGCGGACCCTCCACGCCATCTTCAAGGAGAACAAGCGCCCGTCCAAAGAGCTGCAGCTGACCATCGCACAGCAGCTGGGCCTGGAGCTGGCCACGGTCAGCAATTTCTTCATGAACGCGCGTCGCCGCAGCCTGGACAAGTGGGTCGACGACGGCTCCGGCCACCCGCCGGGGGCCGGCCTCAGCGCCTGTACCAAAGCCTGA
- the onecut1 gene encoding hepatocyte nuclear factor 6 isoform X2 codes for MNAQLSMENIGELHGHDSVGGHGELLSGHSPHSRPSPRGLSHRAMGMATLLDGGDYHHHHPGHLHPAISMCEAPGMSASSTYTTLTPLQPLPPISTVSDKFPPHHHHRHHPHPHPHHPHAHPHQRIPGNVSGSFTLMREDRSLAPMNTLYPAYHHKDPCMGQSLSPLSGSGLAGIHTSQAGLPPYAHPGAAVPGEKMLTPSGFEAHHPAMLSRHTDQHMSSAAGMVQLNGLHHHPHAHLAAQGHGQGLGGGREQASALGQQGAINGGGGGVGGGQMEEVNTKEVAQRITTELKRYSIPQAIFAQRVLCRSQGTLSDLLRNPKPWSKLKSGRETFRRMWKWLQEPEFQRMSALRLAACKRKEQDHGHSERGNPVAKKPRLVFTDVQRRTLHAIFKENKRPSKELQLTIAQQLGLELATVSNFFMNARRRSLDKWVDDGSGHPPGAGLSACTKA; via the exons ATGAATGCCCAGCTGTCGATGGAAAATATAGGCGAGCTGCACGGCCATGACTCCGTGGGTGGTCACGGGGAGTTGCTGAGCGGCCACAGTCCGCACTCTCGCCCCAGTCCCCGGGGGCTGAGCCACCGCGCCATGGGTATGGCGACCCTGCTGGACGGCGGAGActatcaccaccaccacccgggACACCTTCACCCGGCCATTAGCATGTGCGAAGCCCCCGGCATGAGCGCGAGCAGCACCTACACCACCTTGACGCCTCTGCAGCCTTTGCCCCCCATCTCCACCGTGTCCGACAAGTTTCCCCCGCACCATCACCACCGCCACCACCCGCACCCGCATCCTCATCACCCTCACGCCCATCCGCACCAGAGGATCCCCGGAAACGTCAGCGGCAGCTTCACGCTCATGCGGGAGGACCGCAGCCTCGCTCCTATGAACACTCTCTACCCCGCGTACCACCACAAGGATCCCTGCATGGGCCAGAGTCTTTCCCCGCTGTCCGGCTCCGGTCTGGCGGGCATCCACACGAGCCAAGCCGGCCTGCCGCCCTACGCCCACCCCGGCGCCGCCGTGCCCGGGGAGAAGATGCTGACGCCCAGCGGCTTCGAGGCGCACCACCCGGCCATGCTGAGCCGCCACACGGATCAGCACATGAGCTCCGCGGCGGGGATGGTGCAGCTGAACGGCCTGCACCATCATCCGCACGCCCACCTCGCGGCGCAGGGCCACGGCCAGGGGCTGGGAGGCGGCCGGGAGCAAGCCTCCGCGCTCGGCCAGCAAGGCGCCATCAACGGCGGTGGCGGAGGAGTGGGAGGAGGCCAGATGGAGGAGGTGAATACCAAAGAGGTGGCGCAGAGGATCACCACGGAGCTCAAGCGCTACAGCATCCCCCAAGCCATCTTCGCCCAGCGTGTCCTGTGCCGGTCCCAGGGGACGCTGTCCGACCTGCTGAGGAACCCCAAGCCGTGGTCCAAGCTCAAGTCCGGCAGGGAGACCTTCCGCCGCATGTGGAAGTGGCTGCAGGAGCCTGAGTTCCAGCGCATGAGTGCGCTCAGGCTCGCAG CGTGCAAGCGTAAAGAACAGGACCACGGCCACAGCGAGCGGGGCAACCCGGTCGCCAAGAAGCCCCGCCTCGTGTTCACGGACGTGCAGCGGCGGACCCTCCACGCCATCTTCAAGGAGAACAAGCGCCCGTCCAAAGAGCTGCAGCTGACCATCGCACAGCAGCTGGGCCTGGAGCTGGCCACGGTCAGCAATTTCTTCATGAACGCGCGTCGCCGCAGCCTGGACAAGTGGGTCGACGACGGCTCCGGCCACCCGCCGGGGGCCGGCCTCAGCGCCTGTACCAAAGCCTGA